A genomic window from Gloeocapsopsis sp. IPPAS B-1203 includes:
- a CDS encoding sugar transferase: MNSKLSCLVKSFLDKTTAIIALSLFSPIMLGVAIAIATQIGRPVFFTQQRPGKDGKIFNFYKFRSMTNDCDAQGNLLPDEQRLTPIGQFIRFTSLDELPQLWNVLKGDMSIVGPRPLLIQYLERYTPEQARRHEVKPGITGLAQINGRNALGWEERFKLDVWYVDHWSLWLDLKILGLTVWKVLQREGISQQGYATCEEFKGSWSENYNLEEQ, translated from the coding sequence ATGAATAGCAAGTTGAGCTGCTTGGTAAAATCTTTCTTAGACAAAACTACAGCAATCATCGCTCTAAGTCTGTTCTCTCCGATTATGTTAGGAGTTGCGATCGCTATTGCCACGCAAATTGGACGACCAGTTTTTTTCACACAACAGCGTCCTGGAAAAGATGGCAAAATTTTTAATTTCTATAAGTTTCGTTCGATGACCAATGATTGTGACGCGCAAGGTAACTTACTTCCTGACGAACAACGGCTAACGCCAATAGGACAATTTATCCGTTTCACAAGTTTAGACGAACTTCCACAATTATGGAACGTCCTTAAAGGTGATATGAGTATTGTTGGTCCACGCCCTTTACTGATTCAATATCTTGAACGCTATACTCCCGAACAAGCACGTCGTCATGAAGTCAAGCCAGGTATTACTGGCTTGGCACAAATCAACGGACGCAATGCCCTAGGCTGGGAGGAAAGATTTAAACTCGATGTTTGGTATGTTGATCATTGGAGCTTGTGGCTCGATCTTAAAATTCTTGGGCTAACAGTGTGGAAAGTTTTACAACGTGAGGGTATTAGTCAACAAGGTTATGCTACGTGTGAAGAATTTAAGGGCAGTTGGTCAGAAAACTACAACTTAGAAGAGCAATAA
- a CDS encoding class I SAM-dependent methyltransferase: MSKVNNKHIYSTAEFDAWAYGVNLLDEEKYLVDTYLDKERKTLEAGTGGGRILLEMEKMGFNSLYGYDYMPEYIEQAQQKNPNSKISFEVQDATQLEYTDSSFEQIIYLQQIVSSIETEVGRKKAIQEAYRILKRKGIALFSFLYLESRLQNPVYLPFLMYLRTTRKLRGSSLTLNYLPWLKLGGKPNWKALCDRAPYMYWYRLHEAILTLTSVDFTILALGSSYQLQQQQMLESFDGLAHQPIAGMLYCVCQKT, from the coding sequence ATGTCAAAAGTTAATAATAAACACATATACAGCACAGCAGAATTTGATGCCTGGGCATATGGGGTAAATCTGCTTGATGAGGAAAAGTATTTAGTTGATACTTACTTAGATAAAGAAAGAAAAACGTTGGAAGCAGGTACTGGTGGTGGCAGAATTCTCTTGGAAATGGAGAAAATGGGCTTTAACTCTCTTTATGGCTATGACTATATGCCTGAGTATATTGAACAAGCTCAACAAAAAAATCCTAATTCTAAAATTAGTTTTGAAGTTCAAGATGCAACTCAGTTAGAATATACAGATTCTAGCTTTGAGCAGATAATTTATTTACAGCAGATTGTTAGCTCAATTGAAACTGAAGTAGGACGAAAAAAAGCAATTCAAGAAGCTTATCGAATTTTAAAAAGAAAAGGTATCGCTTTATTCTCGTTTTTATACCTCGAATCTAGACTTCAGAATCCAGTCTACTTACCATTCTTGATGTATCTCAGAACAACAAGAAAGTTACGCGGATCAAGCCTAACACTGAACTATCTACCTTGGCTTAAACTTGGCGGAAAGCCTAACTGGAAGGCACTTTGCGATCGCGCACCTTATATGTATTGGTATAGACTACACGAAGCGATTTTAACATTAACATCTGTAGATTTTACAATCCTAGCACTTGGCTCAAGTTATCAACTTCAACAACAGCAAATGCTTGAATCTTTTGATGGTTTAGCGCATCAGCCCATCGCAGGAATGCTTTACTGTGTTTGTCAAAAGACTTGA